A genomic window from Pecten maximus chromosome 2, xPecMax1.1, whole genome shotgun sequence includes:
- the LOC117314658 gene encoding dual oxidase maturation factor 1-like has translation MSWFQAFRGEYGFTYYGEKRTAVTTDVSLAAVIYACALISLATLIAAAGIRGKERWYTLLRVLYSLAVGSTIILSIFGYCWMEGSSKVKAPYIYRSGAKIEGEVGVIIGLRKINITLKGMFESGGGEVSYNEEIKLDGVTVPNWELKECLTRGLPDPVVAIVEYLATDQGGLRWGRGFTMAGYIAHILLWTSFSFWFLANILLCSVVFYGAALYTLTGICMILSNISYHVLQPTRDMRMLCSDSDFTIKYGICFWAVFAVGVITTVVGLGMILMDYLNPKLLATFFMIDSQCGDDQTDASLLNQTKSSLIYKYTSVPKKHETSLFSPGYRSN, from the exons ATGTCCTGGTTCCAAGCATTTCGGGGCGAGTATGGATTCACGTACTATGGAGAGAAAAGGACAGCCGTTACCACAGACGTGTCTCTTGCTGCAGTTATATACGCATGCGCACTCATTTCTTTGGCAACCCTGATTGCTGCTGCTGGAATTCGCGGGAAAGAA CGTTGGTATACCCTCCTACGAGTGCTGTACAGCTTGGCCGTCGGTTCTACCATTATAC TGTCCATATTTGGGTATTGTTGGATGGAAGGTAGCAGCAAGGTGAAGGCTCCTTACATATACAGATCAGGGGCCAAGATTGAGGGTGAAGTCGGCGTGATCATCGGTCTGCGGAAGATCAATATCACTTTGAAAG GAATGTTTGAATCTGGTGGTGGAGAAGTATCCTACAACGAGGAGATCAAATTGGACGGAG taactGTTCCTAATTGGGAATTAAAAGAATGTCTGACGAGAGGTCTACCAGATCCAGTGGTTGCTATAGTCGAGTATCTGGCGACTGATCAAGGAGGTCTACGGTGGGGGCGTGGCTTCACAATGGCTGGCTATATCGCGCATATCCTTTTATG GACCTCCTTTTCGTTTTGGTTTCTGGCTAACATACTGCTGTGCAGTGTGGTTTTCTACGGAGCGGCGCTGTATACCCTGACGGGAATATGCATGATTTTGTCTAATATTTCATATCACGTGCTGCAACCAACCAGAGATATGCGCATGCTCTGTTCAGACAGTGACTTCACTATCAAGTATGGCATCTGTTTCTGGGCCGTTTTTGCCGTTG GTGTGATAACCACGGTGGTCGGACTCGGGATGATACTTATGGACTATTTAAATCCAAAGTTGCTTGCCACATTTTTTATGATTGACAGCCAGTGTGGCGATGACCAGACTGATGCGTCGCTTCTTAATCAAACGAAATCGTCCctcatttacaaatatacatcAGTACCAAAAAAAC